One Pseudomonas sp. AN-1 genomic region harbors:
- a CDS encoding putative bifunctional diguanylate cyclase/phosphodiesterase: protein MHTEQSILVIEDDQSTRMLIKSILGKQGYRLLEATDGQEGLEVFLRDSPDLVLMDVMMPRLDGFAACRAMRESEAVPGTPVIMLTAADATTDVERAFESGATDFITKPINWPLLASRLRYALRARRTSLELQRTRLRQSHAQKIARLGFWAWHTDSDCLEWSVDLAEMAGIAAAEVDHLDKLLTRVHPDDRTRLAQAMNVSRTALSRLDQEVRLPQAGGGMRVLHLVAEHSPTQGPARLFEGAWQDVTQTREAERMVQHLALHDTLTGLPNSKLFLRLLETAIEGARRAGYGIAMVLFDISRLGRINDALGMKVGDLVLARVAHALQQGMPSEVHAARLAGDEFALLVPHNDLSRLRAKTEAALARTSQPLDVDGQALFVSLTAGIALFPDHAGDAEEMIQAARDARKLARLQGRPLGIARPSDTDRGTELKLELALRTALEENFRQFHLVYQPQLQLRDNRIVGVEALIRWEHPEVGPVPPPRFIPIMEELGLINALGEWILRSACRQLRAWQNLGIQLQMSINLSPRQFQDNRLTEVLVAAVRDAGVPPTQIKLEITESIAMQDPQGTIEQLRGWRAQGFQIAIDDFGIGYSSLEYLLRFPLDTIKIDRAFIKDIVASPSDRAIVRAVTVMAQSMGLSTVAEGVETQRQQDYLDAIGISQIQGYLFGKPMRADDLARFYLTHQGRSTTTGAATRLAQAL from the coding sequence ATGCATACCGAGCAATCCATCCTCGTCATCGAGGACGACCAGTCCACCCGAATGCTGATCAAGTCGATCCTCGGCAAGCAGGGCTATCGACTGCTGGAGGCCACCGACGGCCAAGAAGGCCTGGAGGTTTTCCTGCGCGACAGCCCCGATCTAGTGCTGATGGACGTGATGATGCCGCGTCTCGATGGCTTCGCCGCCTGCCGGGCGATGCGCGAGTCCGAGGCCGTGCCGGGCACGCCGGTGATCATGCTCACCGCCGCCGATGCCACCACTGACGTGGAGCGGGCCTTCGAGTCCGGCGCCACCGACTTCATCACCAAGCCGATCAACTGGCCGCTGCTCGCCTCGCGGCTGCGCTATGCCCTGCGCGCCCGGCGCACCAGCCTGGAACTACAGCGCACCCGGCTGCGCCAGAGCCACGCCCAGAAGATCGCCCGCCTCGGCTTCTGGGCCTGGCACACCGACAGCGACTGCCTAGAGTGGTCGGTGGATCTGGCCGAGATGGCCGGGATCGCCGCCGCGGAGGTCGATCATCTCGACAAGCTGCTCACCCGTGTCCATCCCGACGACCGGACGCGTCTCGCCCAGGCCATGAATGTCTCGCGCACGGCGCTGAGCCGGCTCGACCAAGAGGTCCGCTTGCCGCAGGCTGGAGGCGGCATGCGCGTGCTGCATCTGGTCGCCGAGCACAGCCCGACGCAAGGTCCCGCGCGGTTGTTCGAGGGCGCCTGGCAGGACGTCACCCAGACACGCGAAGCCGAGCGGATGGTCCAGCATCTGGCCCTGCATGACACGCTCACCGGCCTGCCCAACAGCAAGCTGTTCCTGCGCCTGCTGGAAACCGCGATAGAGGGCGCCCGCCGCGCGGGGTACGGCATCGCCATGGTGCTGTTCGACATCAGTCGCCTGGGACGCATCAACGATGCCCTCGGCATGAAAGTCGGCGACCTGGTGCTGGCGCGCGTCGCCCATGCCCTGCAACAGGGGATGCCCAGTGAGGTGCATGCCGCCCGCCTGGCCGGCGACGAGTTCGCCCTGCTGGTCCCGCACAACGACCTGTCCCGCCTGCGCGCCAAGACCGAGGCGGCGCTGGCGCGCACCAGCCAGCCACTCGACGTCGACGGCCAAGCGCTGTTCGTGTCGCTGACCGCCGGCATCGCCTTGTTTCCCGACCACGCCGGCGATGCAGAGGAGATGATCCAGGCCGCCCGGGATGCCCGCAAGCTCGCCCGCCTGCAAGGCAGACCACTGGGCATCGCCCGTCCGTCCGACACCGACAGGGGCACCGAGCTGAAACTGGAGCTTGCCCTGCGCACTGCGCTCGAGGAGAACTTCCGTCAATTCCATCTGGTCTACCAGCCGCAGCTGCAGCTGCGCGACAACCGCATCGTCGGCGTCGAGGCGCTGATACGCTGGGAGCATCCGGAGGTCGGTCCGGTGCCGCCGCCGCGCTTCATCCCGATCATGGAGGAGCTGGGCCTGATCAATGCCTTGGGCGAATGGATCCTGCGCAGCGCCTGCCGACAGCTACGCGCCTGGCAGAACCTCGGCATCCAGCTGCAGATGAGCATCAACCTGTCGCCGCGCCAGTTCCAAGACAACCGGCTGACGGAAGTGCTCGTCGCGGCGGTGCGCGATGCTGGCGTGCCACCGACGCAGATCAAGCTGGAGATCACCGAGAGCATCGCCATGCAGGACCCACAGGGCACCATCGAGCAGTTGCGCGGCTGGCGCGCCCAGGGCTTCCAGATAGCCATCGACGACTTCGGTATCGGCTACTCGTCGCTGGAATACCTACTGCGCTTCCCGCTCGACACCATCAAGATCGACCGCGCCTTCATCAAGGACATCGTCGCCTCGCCCAGCGACCGCGCCATCGTCCGCGCAGTCACCGTCATGGCCCAGAGCATGGGCCTGAGCACAGTCGCCGAAGGCGTCGAAACCCAACGCCAGCAGGACTACCTGGATGCCATCGGCATCAGCCAAATCCAGGGCTACTTGTTCGGCAAGCCAATGCGCGCCGACGATTTAGCACGCTTCTACCTGACCCATCAGGGGCGCTCGACCACTACCGGCGCCGCGACACGACTGGCGCAGGCGCTCTAG
- the rmuC gene encoding DNA recombination protein RmuC, whose translation MPFDLSSLLLGIVAAALPLAGLLWRLQQQRGEARQQAGLLEERLAAGEQAREALAGQLAQVRGEAQGQQRLLATLQGENAALRREVQLLGAERQQAAEAARQWQDERQQREEELRDLAAERAALASALREQQQGHRQRLEEVQAARDELRAQFAELAGRIFEEREQRFAENSQQRLSQLLDPLRERIHSFEQRVEQSYQQEARERFSLGKELERLQQLNQRLGEEAHNLTRALKGQKTQGNWGELVLERVLEHAGLEKGREYDTQVSLRGEGGQRYQPDVLVRLPGERQVVVDAKVSLTAYQQYVAAEDEGARSQALKLHVQSLRSHLKGLSAKDYQRLEGLHSLDFVLLFVPLEGAFAAALQAEPGLFEESFAQNIVIVGPTTLLATLRLIDSLWRQERQNLNAREIAERAGWLYDKFVLFVQDLDEIGSRLQQLDKAYANARNKLGEGRGNLIGRAEQLKALGARASKSLPADWLVRAGAPPLVAADDDGA comes from the coding sequence ATGCCTTTCGATCTGTCCAGCCTGTTGCTCGGTATCGTCGCTGCCGCCCTCCCTCTGGCGGGGCTGCTCTGGCGCCTGCAGCAGCAGCGCGGCGAGGCGCGCCAGCAGGCCGGCCTGCTGGAGGAGCGTCTGGCCGCCGGCGAACAGGCGCGCGAGGCGCTGGCCGGGCAACTGGCCCAGGTCCGTGGCGAGGCGCAGGGCCAGCAGCGCCTGCTGGCGACCCTGCAGGGCGAGAACGCCGCCCTGCGCCGCGAGGTCCAGCTGCTCGGCGCCGAGCGCCAGCAGGCCGCCGAGGCGGCCCGCCAGTGGCAGGATGAGCGCCAGCAGCGCGAGGAGGAGCTGCGCGACCTCGCCGCCGAGCGCGCCGCGCTGGCCAGCGCCCTGCGCGAGCAGCAGCAGGGCCATCGCCAGCGCCTCGAGGAGGTGCAGGCGGCGCGCGACGAGCTGCGCGCGCAGTTCGCCGAGCTGGCCGGGCGGATCTTCGAGGAGCGCGAGCAGCGCTTCGCCGAGAACAGCCAGCAGCGGCTGAGCCAGCTGCTCGATCCGCTGCGCGAGCGCATCCACAGCTTCGAGCAGCGCGTCGAACAGAGCTACCAGCAGGAGGCGCGCGAGCGCTTCTCGCTGGGCAAGGAGCTGGAGCGCCTGCAGCAGCTCAACCAGCGCCTGGGCGAGGAGGCGCACAACCTGACTCGCGCGCTCAAGGGTCAGAAGACCCAAGGCAACTGGGGCGAGCTGGTGCTGGAGCGGGTGCTCGAGCACGCCGGCCTGGAGAAGGGCCGCGAGTACGACACCCAGGTCAGCCTGCGTGGCGAAGGCGGCCAGCGCTACCAGCCCGACGTGCTGGTGCGCCTGCCCGGCGAGCGCCAGGTGGTGGTCGACGCCAAGGTCAGCCTGACCGCGTACCAGCAGTACGTCGCCGCCGAGGACGAGGGCGCCCGGTCGCAGGCCCTGAAGCTGCACGTGCAGTCGCTGCGCAGCCATCTCAAGGGCCTGTCGGCCAAGGACTACCAGCGCCTGGAGGGCCTGCACAGCCTCGATTTCGTGCTGCTGTTCGTGCCGCTGGAAGGCGCCTTCGCCGCCGCGCTGCAGGCCGAACCCGGGCTGTTCGAGGAGTCCTTCGCGCAGAACATCGTGATCGTCGGGCCGACCACCCTGCTGGCCACCCTGCGCCTGATCGACAGCCTGTGGCGCCAGGAGCGGCAGAACCTCAACGCCCGCGAGATCGCCGAGCGCGCCGGCTGGCTGTATGACAAGTTCGTGCTGTTCGTCCAGGACCTCGACGAGATCGGCAGCCGCCTGCAGCAGCTCGACAAGGCCTACGCCAATGCGCGCAACAAGCTCGGCGAGGGGCGCGGCAACCTGATCGGCCGCGCCGAGCAGCTCAAGGCGCTCGGCGCCCGCGCCAGCAAGAGCCTGCCGGCCGACTGGCTGGTACGTGCCGGGGCGCCGCCGCTGGTGGCGGCCGATGACGACGGAGCCTAG
- the thrC gene encoding threonine synthase codes for MRYISTRGQAPALNFEDVLLAGLASDGGLYVPENLPRFTVEEIASWAGLPYHELAFRVMRPFVAGSIADADFKRILEETYGVFAHQAVAPLTQLGANEWVLELFQGPTLAFKDFALQLLGRLLDHVLAKRNERVVIMGATSGDTGSAAIEGCKACDNVDIFIMHPHNRVSEVQRRQMTTILGDNIHNIAIEGNFDDCQEMVKASFADQGFLKGTRLVAVNSINWARIMAQIVYYFHAALQLGAPHRSVAFSVPTGNFGDIFAGYLARNMGLPINQLIVATNRNDILHRFMSGNRYDKDTLHPSLSPSMDIMVSSNFERLLFDLHGRNGAAVSALMDEFKATGKLSVEDDRWTEARRLFDSLAVDDEQTCATIAEVHGQTGYLLDPHTAIGVKAARECRRSLALPMVVLGTAHPVKFPEAVEKAGIAAVPQLPPHLADLFQREERCSVLANDLKAVQDFVSQHGNRGKPL; via the coding sequence ATGCGCTACATCAGTACCCGCGGCCAGGCGCCGGCCCTCAACTTCGAAGACGTGCTGCTCGCCGGCCTGGCCAGCGACGGCGGCCTCTACGTGCCGGAAAACCTGCCGCGCTTCACCGTCGAGGAGATCGCCTCCTGGGCCGGCCTGCCGTACCACGAGCTGGCCTTCCGTGTGATGCGCCCGTTCGTCGCCGGCTCCATCGCCGACGCCGACTTCAAGCGGATCCTGGAAGAGACCTACGGCGTGTTCGCCCACCAGGCGGTAGCGCCGCTGACCCAGCTGGGCGCCAACGAGTGGGTGCTCGAGCTGTTCCAGGGCCCGACCCTGGCGTTCAAGGACTTCGCCCTGCAGCTGCTCGGCCGCCTGCTCGACCACGTGCTGGCCAAGCGCAACGAGCGCGTGGTGATCATGGGCGCCACCTCCGGCGACACCGGCTCGGCCGCCATCGAGGGCTGCAAGGCCTGCGACAACGTCGACATCTTCATCATGCACCCGCACAACCGCGTGTCCGAGGTGCAGCGCAGGCAGATGACCACCATCCTCGGCGACAACATCCACAACATCGCCATCGAAGGCAACTTCGACGACTGCCAGGAGATGGTCAAGGCCAGCTTCGCCGACCAGGGCTTCCTCAAGGGCACCCGGCTGGTGGCGGTCAACTCGATCAACTGGGCGCGGATCATGGCCCAGATCGTCTACTACTTCCACGCCGCCCTGCAGCTCGGCGCGCCGCACCGCTCGGTGGCCTTCTCGGTGCCGACCGGCAACTTCGGCGACATCTTCGCCGGCTACCTGGCGCGCAACATGGGCCTGCCGATCAACCAGCTGATCGTCGCCACCAACCGCAACGACATCCTGCACCGCTTCATGTCCGGCAACCGCTACGACAAGGACACCCTGCATCCGTCGCTGTCGCCGTCGATGGACATCATGGTCTCCTCCAACTTCGAGCGCCTGCTGTTCGACCTGCACGGACGCAACGGCGCCGCCGTCAGCGCGCTGATGGACGAGTTCAAGGCCACCGGCAAGCTGTCGGTCGAGGACGACCGCTGGACCGAGGCCCGCCGCCTGTTCGACTCGCTGGCGGTGGACGACGAGCAGACCTGCGCCACCATCGCCGAGGTGCATGGCCAGACCGGCTACCTGCTCGACCCGCACACCGCGATCGGCGTCAAGGCCGCCCGCGAGTGCCGCCGCAGCCTGGCGCTGCCGATGGTGGTGCTCGGAACCGCGCATCCGGTCAAGTTCCCGGAAGCGGTGGAGAAGGCCGGCATCGCTGCCGTACCGCAGCTGCCGCCGCACCTGGCCGACCTGTTCCAGCGCGAGGAGCGCTGCAGCGTGCTGGCCAACGACCTGAAGGCGGTGCAGGACTTCGTCAGCCAGCACGGCAACCGCGGCAAGCCGCTGTAA
- a CDS encoding homoserine dehydrogenase codes for MKPVKVGICGLGTVGGGTFNVLKRNAEEIARRAGRGIEVAQIAARDANPQCDTTGTPITGDVFELVDNPEIDIVIELIGGYTVARELVLKAIDNGKHVVTANKALIAVHGNEIFAKAREKGVIVAFEAAVAGGIPVIKAIREGLAGNRINWLAGIINGTGNFILTEMREKGRTFDDVLKEAQALGYAEADPTFDVEGIDAAHKLTILASIAFGIPLQFDKAYTEGITALTTADVNYAEALGYRIKHLGVARRTEAGIELRVHPTLIPADRLIANVNGVMNAVMVNGDAVGSTLYYGAGAGMEPTASAVVADVVDVVRALTTDPENRVPHLAFQPDALSDHPILPIEACESAYYLRIQAKDHPGVLAQVASILSARGINIESIMQKEAEEHDGLVPMILVTHRVREAQIDDAIAALEALEGVAGKVVRIRVEQLN; via the coding sequence GTGAAACCGGTGAAAGTAGGTATCTGTGGGTTGGGGACCGTCGGTGGCGGTACCTTCAATGTGCTCAAACGCAATGCCGAGGAGATCGCCCGCCGTGCCGGGCGCGGCATCGAAGTGGCGCAGATTGCCGCGCGTGACGCCAACCCGCAATGCGATACCACCGGTACCCCCATCACCGGTGACGTGTTCGAGCTGGTCGACAACCCGGAAATCGACATCGTCATCGAGCTGATCGGCGGCTACACCGTGGCCCGCGAGCTGGTGCTCAAGGCCATCGACAACGGCAAGCACGTGGTCACCGCCAACAAGGCGCTGATCGCCGTGCACGGCAACGAGATCTTCGCCAAGGCGCGCGAGAAGGGCGTGATCGTCGCCTTCGAGGCCGCCGTGGCCGGCGGCATCCCGGTGATCAAGGCGATCCGCGAGGGCCTGGCCGGCAACCGCATCAACTGGCTGGCCGGCATCATCAACGGCACCGGCAACTTCATCCTCACCGAGATGCGCGAGAAGGGCCGCACCTTCGACGACGTGCTCAAGGAAGCCCAGGCGCTGGGCTACGCCGAGGCCGATCCGACCTTCGACGTGGAAGGCATCGACGCCGCGCACAAGCTGACCATCCTCGCCTCCATCGCCTTCGGCATTCCGCTGCAGTTCGACAAGGCCTACACCGAAGGCATCACCGCGCTGACCACCGCCGACGTCAACTACGCCGAGGCGCTGGGCTACCGCATCAAGCACCTCGGCGTGGCCCGCCGCACCGAGGCCGGCATCGAGCTGCGCGTGCACCCGACCCTGATCCCCGCCGACCGCCTGATCGCCAACGTCAACGGCGTGATGAACGCGGTGATGGTCAACGGCGACGCCGTCGGCAGCACCCTGTACTACGGCGCCGGCGCCGGCATGGAGCCGACCGCCTCGGCGGTGGTGGCCGACGTGGTCGACGTGGTCCGCGCGCTGACCACCGACCCGGAGAACCGCGTGCCGCACCTGGCGTTCCAGCCGGACGCGCTGTCCGACCACCCGATCCTGCCGATCGAGGCCTGCGAGAGCGCCTACTACCTGCGCATCCAGGCCAAGGACCATCCGGGCGTGCTGGCCCAGGTGGCGAGCATCCTCTCCGCGCGCGGCATCAACATCGAGTCGATCATGCAGAAGGAAGCCGAGGAGCACGACGGCCTGGTGCCGATGATCCTGGTCACCCACCGCGTGCGCGAGGCGCAGATCGACGACGCCATCGCCGCCCTGGAGGCCCTCGAGGGCGTGGCCGGCAAGGTCGTGCGCATCCGCGTCGAGCAGCTCAACTAA
- a CDS encoding disulfide isomerase DsbC N-terminal domain-containing protein: MRPFRFLAAVTLGLASAIAQAADPDQTIRQSLKALQPDLPIEAISESPMPGLYQVQLKGGRLLYTSADAQFVMQGFLYQVKDGKAVNLTEQAESKAVAKEINAIPVKEMVVFPADAKAAQKTHITVFTDTDCGYCQKLHSEVAELNRRGVEVRYVAFPRQGVGSHGYNTLVSVWCAKDPREAMNLAKARKDVPQAECDNPVSKQYALGQMIGVQGTPAIVLANGQLIPGYQPAPQLAEAALAAK, encoded by the coding sequence ATGCGTCCGTTCCGCTTCCTCGCTGCCGTCACTCTCGGCCTGGCCAGCGCCATCGCCCAGGCTGCCGACCCCGATCAGACGATCCGCCAGTCCCTCAAGGCGCTGCAGCCGGACCTGCCGATCGAGGCGATCAGCGAGAGCCCGATGCCCGGCCTGTACCAGGTGCAGCTCAAGGGCGGCCGCCTGCTCTACACCAGCGCCGACGCCCAGTTCGTCATGCAGGGCTTCCTGTACCAGGTCAAGGACGGCAAGGCCGTCAACCTCACCGAGCAGGCCGAAAGCAAGGCGGTTGCCAAGGAGATCAATGCCATCCCTGTCAAGGAGATGGTGGTGTTCCCGGCCGACGCCAAGGCAGCGCAGAAGACCCACATCACCGTGTTCACCGACACCGACTGCGGCTACTGCCAGAAGCTGCACAGCGAGGTGGCCGAGCTCAACCGCCGCGGCGTCGAGGTGCGCTATGTGGCCTTCCCGCGCCAGGGCGTCGGCAGCCACGGCTACAACACCCTGGTCAGCGTGTGGTGCGCCAAGGACCCGCGCGAGGCGATGAACCTGGCCAAGGCGCGCAAGGACGTGCCGCAGGCCGAGTGCGACAACCCGGTGAGCAAGCAGTACGCGCTGGGCCAGATGATCGGCGTGCAGGGCACCCCGGCCATCGTGCTGGCCAACGGCCAGCTGATCCCCGGCTACCAGCCGGCGCCGCAGCTGGCCGAGGCGGCGCTGGCGGCGAAGTGA
- the xerD gene encoding site-specific tyrosine recombinase XerD, which translates to MSEHAHPLIDRFLDALWLEKGLSRHTREAYGTDLALFRAWLAERGFDLLRVDRELVREYLGWRQERGYHARSTARLLSCLRGFYHYCQFTGLIAEDPTLQVVLPSQSRAVPHSLGEAEVEALLAAPDTGAALGLRDRAMLEVLYACGLRVSELVALTLEQVDLRQGVVRVNGPGGRERLVPLGEEAIDWLLRYLRAARGELLLGRPSEVLFPSLRGEQMTRQTFWHRIKRHARSAGIDQPLSPHTLRHAFATHLLNHGADLRVVQMLLGHRDLSTTQIYIHIADARLQALQGSSSA; encoded by the coding sequence ATGTCCGAGCACGCCCATCCCCTGATCGACCGCTTTCTCGATGCCCTCTGGCTGGAGAAGGGCCTGTCGCGCCACACCCGGGAAGCCTACGGCACCGACCTGGCGCTGTTCCGCGCCTGGCTGGCCGAGCGCGGTTTCGACCTGCTGCGGGTCGACCGCGAACTGGTCCGCGAGTACCTCGGCTGGCGCCAGGAGCGCGGCTACCACGCGCGCTCCACGGCGCGCCTGCTGTCCTGCCTGCGCGGCTTCTACCACTACTGCCAGTTCACCGGGCTGATCGCCGAGGACCCCACCCTGCAGGTGGTCCTGCCGAGCCAGTCGCGCGCCGTGCCGCACAGCCTCGGCGAGGCCGAGGTCGAGGCGCTGCTGGCCGCGCCGGACACCGGCGCGGCGCTCGGCCTGCGCGACCGCGCCATGCTCGAGGTGCTGTATGCCTGCGGCCTGCGGGTCAGCGAACTGGTGGCGCTGACCCTCGAACAGGTCGATCTGCGCCAGGGCGTGGTACGGGTGAACGGCCCTGGGGGGCGCGAGCGCCTGGTGCCGCTCGGCGAGGAAGCCATCGACTGGCTGCTGCGCTACCTGCGCGCGGCGCGCGGCGAGCTGCTGCTCGGGCGGCCCAGCGAGGTGCTGTTTCCCAGCCTGCGCGGCGAACAGATGACCCGGCAGACCTTCTGGCACCGCATCAAGCGCCACGCGCGCAGCGCCGGCATCGATCAGCCGCTGTCGCCGCACACCCTGCGCCACGCCTTCGCCACCCACCTGCTCAACCATGGCGCCGACCTGCGGGTGGTGCAGATGCTGCTCGGGCATCGCGACCTGTCGACCACGCAGATCTACATCCACATCGCCGATGCTCGCCTGCAGGCCCTGCAGGGCAGCTCGTCCGCTTGA
- a CDS encoding sulfate ABC transporter ATP-binding protein — translation MSIEIRNVSKRFGAFQALNDIDLDIHSGELVALLGPSGCGKTTLLRIIAGLETPDAGSIAFHGEDVSGYDVRDRNVGFVFQHYALFRHMTVFDNVAFGLRMKPKKERPSEAQIAAKVHELLGMVQLDWLADRYPEQLSGGQRQRIALARALAVEPKILLLDEPFGALDAKVRKELRRWLARLHEEINLTSVFVTHDQEEAMEVADRIVVMNKGVIEQIGAPGEVYEQPASDFVYHFLGDSNRLQLGEEGHILFRPHEVSLSREALAGHLGAEVRDIRPLGAITRVTLKVEGQGELVEAEVVKSHASLVGLARGDRLYFRPATDGQRSAS, via the coding sequence ATGTCCATCGAAATCCGCAACGTCAGCAAGCGCTTCGGCGCCTTCCAGGCCCTGAACGACATCGACCTGGACATCCACAGCGGCGAGCTGGTGGCCCTGCTCGGCCCCTCCGGCTGCGGCAAGACCACCCTGCTGCGCATCATCGCCGGCCTGGAGACCCCGGACGCCGGCAGCATCGCCTTCCACGGCGAGGACGTCTCCGGCTACGACGTGCGCGACCGCAACGTCGGTTTCGTGTTCCAGCACTACGCGCTGTTCCGCCACATGACGGTGTTCGACAACGTCGCCTTCGGCCTGCGCATGAAGCCGAAGAAAGAGCGGCCGAGCGAGGCGCAGATCGCCGCCAAGGTCCACGAACTGCTCGGCATGGTGCAGCTCGACTGGCTGGCCGACCGCTACCCCGAGCAGCTCTCCGGCGGCCAGCGCCAGCGCATCGCCCTGGCCCGTGCCCTGGCGGTGGAGCCGAAGATCCTCCTGCTCGACGAGCCGTTCGGCGCGCTGGACGCCAAGGTGCGCAAGGAGCTGCGCCGCTGGCTGGCGCGCCTGCACGAGGAGATCAACCTGACCTCGGTGTTCGTCACCCACGACCAGGAGGAGGCCATGGAGGTCGCCGACCGCATCGTGGTGATGAACAAGGGGGTGATCGAGCAGATCGGCGCGCCCGGCGAGGTCTACGAGCAGCCGGCCAGCGACTTCGTCTACCACTTCCTCGGCGACTCCAACCGCCTGCAGCTGGGCGAGGAGGGGCACATCCTGTTCCGTCCGCACGAGGTGTCGCTGTCACGCGAGGCGCTGGCCGGCCATCTGGGCGCAGAGGTGCGCGACATCCGTCCGCTCGGCGCCATCACCCGGGTGACCCTCAAGGTCGAGGGGCAGGGCGAGCTGGTCGAGGCCGAGGTGGTGAAGAGCCATGCCAGCCTGGTCGGTCTGGCGCGCGGCGACCGCCTGTATTTCCGGCCCGCCACCGACGGCCAGCGCTCGGCGTCCTGA
- the cysW gene encoding sulfate ABC transporter permease subunit CysW: MSSITAVSASANAARRGHALGRNLLIVGAWLVFVLFLLLPLYVVLSEALKQGLGVFFTAILEPDALAALKLTLIAVAIAVPLNLLFGVAAAWCVSKYEFAGKSLLVTLIDLPFSVSPVIAGLIYVLLFGAQGFFGEWLGERDIQIVFAVPGIVLATLFVTVPFVARELIPLMQEQGSQEEEAARLLGANGWQMFRHVTLPNIKWGLIYGVVLCTARAMGEFGAVSVVSGHIRGVTNTLPLHVEILYNEYNHVAAFSVASLLLALALFILLLKQWSEARLTRLKSNAAEE, from the coding sequence ATGTCATCCATCACCGCTGTCTCCGCCTCCGCCAACGCCGCCCGCCGCGGCCACGCGCTGGGGCGCAACCTGCTGATCGTCGGCGCCTGGCTGGTGTTCGTCCTGTTCCTGTTGCTGCCGCTCTACGTGGTGCTCAGCGAGGCGCTCAAGCAGGGGCTGGGGGTGTTCTTCACCGCCATCCTCGAGCCGGACGCCCTCGCCGCGCTCAAGCTGACCCTGATCGCCGTGGCCATCGCCGTGCCGCTCAACCTGCTGTTCGGCGTCGCCGCCGCCTGGTGCGTGAGCAAGTACGAGTTCGCCGGCAAGAGCCTGCTGGTCACCCTGATCGACCTGCCGTTCTCGGTGTCGCCGGTGATCGCCGGCCTGATCTACGTGCTGCTGTTCGGCGCCCAGGGCTTCTTCGGCGAGTGGCTCGGCGAGCGCGATATCCAGATCGTCTTCGCCGTGCCCGGCATCGTGCTGGCGACCCTGTTCGTCACCGTGCCCTTCGTCGCCCGCGAACTGATCCCGCTGATGCAGGAGCAGGGTAGCCAGGAGGAGGAGGCCGCGCGCCTGCTCGGCGCCAACGGCTGGCAGATGTTCCGGCACGTCACCCTGCCCAACATCAAGTGGGGCCTGATCTACGGCGTGGTGCTGTGCACCGCGCGGGCGATGGGCGAGTTCGGCGCGGTGTCGGTGGTGTCGGGGCATATCCGCGGCGTCACCAACACCCTGCCGCTGCACGTCGAGATACTCTACAACGAATACAACCACGTCGCCGCCTTCAGCGTCGCCAGCCTGCTGCTGGCGCTGGCGCTGTTCATCCTTCTGCTCAAGCAGTGGAGCGAGGCCCGTCTGACCCGCCTCAAGTCGAATGCTGCCGAGGAATAA
- the cysT gene encoding sulfate ABC transporter permease subunit CysT yields MSRRISPVIPGFGLTLGYTLVYLSLLVLIPLGAMFVHAAQLSWSEFWAIVSAPRVLAALKLSFGVALAAALLNGVIGTLLAWVLVRYRFPGRRIIDAMIDLPFALPTAVAGIALTALYTPNGLIGQLASDLGFKIAFTPLGISLALVFVTLPFVVRTVQPVLADIPREVEEAAACLGAKPLQVFRHVLLPALLPAWLTGFALAFARGVGEYGSVIFIAGNMPMKTEILPLLIMVKLDQYDYTGATAIGVLMLVVSFVLLLLINLLQRRIETP; encoded by the coding sequence ATGTCCCGCCGCATTTCCCCCGTCATACCCGGCTTCGGGCTGACGCTGGGCTACACCCTGGTGTATCTCAGCCTCCTGGTGCTGATCCCCCTGGGTGCCATGTTCGTCCACGCCGCCCAGCTCAGCTGGAGCGAGTTCTGGGCCATCGTCAGCGCACCGCGGGTGCTGGCCGCCCTCAAGCTGAGCTTCGGCGTGGCCCTGGCCGCCGCCCTGCTCAACGGCGTGATCGGCACCCTGCTGGCCTGGGTGCTGGTGCGCTACCGCTTTCCCGGACGCCGGATCATCGACGCGATGATCGACCTGCCGTTCGCCCTGCCCACCGCGGTGGCCGGCATCGCCCTGACCGCGCTGTACACGCCCAACGGCCTGATCGGCCAGTTGGCCAGCGATCTCGGCTTCAAGATCGCCTTCACCCCGCTGGGCATCAGCCTGGCGCTGGTATTCGTCACCCTGCCGTTCGTGGTGCGCACCGTGCAGCCGGTGCTGGCCGACATCCCGCGCGAGGTCGAGGAGGCCGCCGCCTGCCTGGGCGCCAAGCCGCTGCAGGTGTTCCGCCACGTGCTGCTGCCGGCGCTGCTGCCGGCCTGGCTGACCGGCTTCGCCCTGGCCTTCGCCCGCGGCGTCGGCGAGTACGGCTCGGTGATCTTCATCGCCGGCAACATGCCGATGAAGACCGAGATCCTGCCGCTGCTGATCATGGTCAAGCTCGACCAGTACGACTACACCGGCGCCACCGCCATCGGCGTGCTGATGCTGGTGGTGTCCTTCGTCCTGCTGCTGCTGATCAACCTGCTGCAGCGCCGTATCGAAACGCCCTGA